The genomic region CAAAAAGCTCGGCGTCATCCGTTCCCTGCCGCGCATCTTCGGCGTCCAGTCGCATCATGCCGACCCGGTCTGGCGCTATTACGACGAGGCCGAGGCCGACAAGCGCCATTTCGAGCCCGTGTCCGTGACGCCGTCCGTGGCCCAGGCGGCCATGATCGGCAATCCGGTCTCGTTCCCGCGCGTGGCCCATTTCGCGGCCGAGTACGAGAAAATCGGCGGCCCTGGCAGCTTCCAGGTGGTGCAGGTGACCGAGCAGGCCATCATTGAAGGCATGCTCACCGCCAACCGCCACGGGCATATCAGCTGTACCCAGGGCGGCGAATGCCTGGCCGGGCTCATGAAGGCCCGGGAGCTGGGGCTGGTCGAGCCCTCGGAAATCTCGGTGCTCGACGCCACGGCCCACCATCTCAAGTTCATCGGCTTCCAGGAGATGTATTACGAGAACACCTTCCCCGAAGCCTACGGCATCACGCCCGATCCGAAATTCGTCAACCGGCCCCGGGGCGTGATGACCGACGCGGACAAGGCGTCGCTTTCGCCCGAGGACTACACGGCGAAAGCCGCCGAGGCCATTGTCGCGGAGCTGGGGCTCGCCCGCAAATAGCACCCGAATCCTTATCAGCCAACGAACGCCGGCCGGGGATTCCCCCCGGCCGGCGTTTCGCGTTGCTTACGGGAACAAAAGAAGGCGCGGCCTTGGGGGCCCTTCGGGTGCCGGTTCCCTACGGGTGGCCAAGGCTGCGCCTGGCGGGAAAAATCGGCGAACGCGTCCCGGCGAAGGAGGTTGGCAAACCCGGACACGGTCGCCGCGGTCGGGATGCGGGAGGGGTCGGTCCCGCCGTCCCTGGTTGATTTTTCGAAGAGGGGGGCGAGAGGGGAAACCCTTTAAAAAGGGCAGTAGCCCCTCTCGCGCTCTCCCTTTCCTAAATTTTCTAACTTGTTCTGACTGATATAGCGTTTTTTTTCTTGTTAAAAGTCTTGGGAAGGGGGGCCTGGGGGGAAACCATTCGTAAGACAAGGTTCCCCCCCAGCCTCTTCTCCTCGCCCTAAGCGGCCTTCTCGGACGGGACGCCGCAGGCGGCGCGCACCACGTCCATGCCCACGACCAGGGGCTCGCGGAAGGTGAAGCCTTCGCTCTGGCCCCAGATCGCGCCGTCGGCCGGGCGGCCGTCGTACAGGACGTCTTCGAGCACCAGGTAATCGGCCACGCCCAGGATATGGTCCCAGCGCTGCACGATGAAGTGGAACTTGGCCGGATCGAACGCTTCGACGCCGCTCCAGGTCCAGCTGTGGGAGCAGGACTCGTCGTCGTAGCCGAGCAGACACACCTTGTCTTCGCCGCTATCGATGCATTCGCGCTGGGTGAGCGTCACAGCGTCGGTGGCAACCTTGGACGGTTCGATCTCCAGGAGCTTGTCGCCGAGCCTGGCCTCCAGCCGGGAGTCGGCGGTCAGGCGCATGCCGCAAGTGTTGTTGCCGCTGGCGCGCCACCATTCGAGGGAATTGGTCTTGTACAGGTTCTCGCCGAGCAGACATACCCGGGCGGCGGTCGCGTCGTCGACGGGATGCAGCGCCAAGTCGCAGCACATGCCGGTGATGGTCAGGTTCAGATTCATATGACGTCTCCTTGGAGTGAAAATTATGGTGTGGCCCCTGTGCTATTGGGAAAAAAAGCACTTTCCGTGCCGAGTTTGATATCTTATTTTTTCAATATGTTATGATTTTGTGCTGTCGGGAGGTGTTGGGAGAGGACGATTTTTGCTTCCGTCGATATTGACCCCGGCGAGCTTCGGGCGCACACTCCGATCACGCCGAGACACTAGCCGGAGCCTGCATGAAGCGACCCCTTGACCCCTTTCCCGGCGACGACGCCAGCGCATTCGCCTTGGAAAACGTGGCCGATGGCGTGTTTGCCGTGGACCGCGATTTCATCGTTCGCTACTTCAACCTTGCCGCGGGGGAGATCGCCCGCGTCGATCCGGCCGATGCCGTGGGCCGCACCTGTCGCGAGGTCTTCGGCGTCACCAACTGCCGGTCGGTGTGCGTGCTACGCCAGTGCATGGAAGAGGCGCGCCCCATCGCCAACCGCATCGTCACGCTCAAGCGGGCGGGATGTCCCAATGTGCCCGTGTGCGTGAGCGTGGCCCCGATCTGGGCCACGGGCGGCATGGTCATCGGCGGTGTGCAGGTCTTCCGCGACCTGTCGGGCGGCGGGTTCGTCAGCCGGCTGGCCGGGTTGCAGCCGCTGGACGATTTCGGCACCTGCGATCCGCATCTGTCCGAGATCGTGCGCATGTTGCCCCAGATCGCCCAGAGCGACTCCACGGTGCTGCTCCTTGGCGAATCGGGCACGGGCAAGGAAGTCTTCGCCAGGGCCATCCACAAGCTTTCCCAGCGAAGCTCCGGCCCGTTCGTGGCCGTCAACTGCGGCGCGCTGCCCGAGCAGCTCATGGAATCGGAGCTTTTCGGCTATAAATCCGGGGCGTTTACCGACGCGCGCCGGGACAAGCCGGGCCGGTTCGCCCTGGCCGATTCCGGCACGCTTTTGCTCGACGAAATCGGCGATCTGCCCTATGCCATGCAGGCCAAGATATTGCGCGCCCTGCAGGAGCGGTCATACGAGCCGCTGGGGGGCGTGGAGACGCTGCCGGCGGATGTGCGGGTCATAGCCGCCACCAACCGCGACTTGGGCCGCATGGTGGCCGAGGGAACGTTTCGCCAGGACCTCTATTACCGCCTCAATGTGGTGGTGATCCGCATCCCGCCCTTGCGCGAGCGGCCGGGCGACGTGCCGCTGCTGGTCGAGCGGGTGCTCGGCCGCTGCCGCATGGCCCTGACCAAGCACATTTCTTCGGTAAGCCCCGAGGCCATGGAACGGCTTATGGCCCATGACTATCCGGGCAACATCCGGGAGCTCGAAAACATCATCGAGTACGCGGCCATTCTGTGCCAGGGTCAGGTTATCGAGCCCTGCCATCTACCCGAGGATTTGCGAGGCGCGGCAGGGGGATGTGGGGTGCGCTCCGGCCGGACCATGGCCGAGGTGCGTTTTCTGGCGGCGCGCGAGGCGGTGGAGCGGCACGGCGGCAATCGCAATGCCGCCTGTCGGGAACTGGAAATTTCCAAGGATACATTGCGGCGCATTCTCGGGCGTCGTGACGCGGACGCGTAGCGCGTCCTTCTCATAAATTGCGGACGTAAAATACGTCCTCCCGTATGGGGAGGTTGGGGAGCGCCGGCTCTTCGACCGACCGTTGGGGATAAACGGCGCTTTTTCCGCCGGGGGCTTGGAGAACGCCCGACGGCGTTTTTGCGGGGGGAGCCATGGCCAAGGAAAAATTCCGGGCGGACCAGCTCGTGTGCGAGCAGGGACTGGCCGATACGCGGGAGCGGGCCAAGCGGCTGGTCATGGCCGGCCTGGTGCGGGTCGTGGCCGACGGCCGGGAGACGATCGTGGACAAGCCGGGGCGGATGT from Solidesulfovibrio fructosivorans JJ] harbors:
- a CDS encoding sigma-54 interaction domain-containing protein, with the protein product MKRPLDPFPGDDASAFALENVADGVFAVDRDFIVRYFNLAAGEIARVDPADAVGRTCREVFGVTNCRSVCVLRQCMEEARPIANRIVTLKRAGCPNVPVCVSVAPIWATGGMVIGGVQVFRDLSGGGFVSRLAGLQPLDDFGTCDPHLSEIVRMLPQIAQSDSTVLLLGESGTGKEVFARAIHKLSQRSSGPFVAVNCGALPEQLMESELFGYKSGAFTDARRDKPGRFALADSGTLLLDEIGDLPYAMQAKILRALQERSYEPLGGVETLPADVRVIAATNRDLGRMVAEGTFRQDLYYRLNVVVIRIPPLRERPGDVPLLVERVLGRCRMALTKHISSVSPEAMERLMAHDYPGNIRELENIIEYAAILCQGQVIEPCHLPEDLRGAAGGCGVRSGRTMAEVRFLAAREAVERHGGNRNAACRELEISKDTLRRILGRRDADA